From the Synechococcus sp. Nb3U1 genome, the window TAACTCAAACCTTGAACAGACAGGGATCCCTTAGGTGAGCATCATGAAGACCCAACCCTATATCGAAGTCGATCATATTGATAAGAGTTTTCCGCTCGAGAATGGCACCCTTTATCCAGCCCTGAAAGGGATCCATCTAGAGATCCGACAGGGAGAATTTGTTTCTCTGATTGGCCATTCGGGTTGTGGCAAATCCACGCTGCTCAACATCATTGCCGGACTAGACAAACCCTCTCGGGGGGGGATCCTTCTGGAAGGCCGACAGGTGAGGGATCCCGGCCCGGAGCGGATGGTGGTATTTCAAAACTACTCCCTGTTGCCCTGGCTGACGGTGCGGGAAAACATCGCCCTAGCTGTGGATGAAGTCTTGGGATCCCAACCCAAAGCCAAACGACAGCAGATTGTTGAGGAGCATATCCGTCAGGTGGGGTTACAGGCAGCAGCCGACAAACGCCCTGCCCACCTGTCTGGGGGCATGAAACAACGGGTGGCCATAGCCCGCGCGCTTGCGATTCGTCCCCGAGTGCTGCTGCTAGATGAGCCTTTTGGGGCATTGGATGCCCTCACCCGTGGCAACTTACAGGAACAACTGATGGACATTGCCCAGGCGGAGCAGCTCACCTGTGTCATGGTCACCCACGATGTGGATGAGGCGCTGCTGCTCTCCGACCGGGTGGTGATGCTCACCAATGGCCCCGCCGCCCAAATCGGGCAAATTTTGTCTGTGCCCTTTGGCCGCCCTCGCCATCGTCTAGAAGTGGTCAATCACCCCGATTACTACAGCTTGCGGGGGGAGATGATCTATTTTCTCAATCAACAAAAACGAGCCCGCAAGAAAACTCCGGCCAATGTGGCGATTGCCAGGCACGGCCTAGAAAAAGTGAACCTGGAAATTGGCTTTGTTCCTCTCACAGACTGTGCGCCTGTGGTAATCGCCAAAGAAAAGGGCCTGTTTCAAAAATATGGCCTAGAAGAGGTCACCCTAGTGCGGGAACCAGGCTGGAAAATCCTGGCAGAAGGGATCCGTTCCGGGCGTTTGGATGCAGCTGGGGTTGTGGCTGGGATCCCGTTGGCTTCTACCTTAGGGATCGGAGGAACTCCAGTTCCTTTGGTTACCGCGCTCACTTTATCACGCGGGGGGAATGCCATTACGTTTGGGCGCCAATTCTTGGAGCAGGACATTCAAAGCCTGGAGGATTTTCGTGAGTATCTCAGCCAAACCCCTGAC encodes:
- a CDS encoding ABC transporter ATP-binding/substrate-binding protein (This model describes the ATP binding subunits of ATP-binding cassette (ABC) transporters for nitrate transport, or for bicarbonate transport, in bacteria and archaea.), with translation MKTQPYIEVDHIDKSFPLENGTLYPALKGIHLEIRQGEFVSLIGHSGCGKSTLLNIIAGLDKPSRGGILLEGRQVRDPGPERMVVFQNYSLLPWLTVRENIALAVDEVLGSQPKAKRQQIVEEHIRQVGLQAAADKRPAHLSGGMKQRVAIARALAIRPRVLLLDEPFGALDALTRGNLQEQLMDIAQAEQLTCVMVTHDVDEALLLSDRVVMLTNGPAAQIGQILSVPFGRPRHRLEVVNHPDYYSLRGEMIYFLNQQKRARKKTPANVAIARHGLEKVNLEIGFVPLTDCAPVVIAKEKGLFQKYGLEEVTLVREPGWKILAEGIRSGRLDAAGVVAGIPLASTLGIGGTPVPLVTALTLSRGGNAITFGRQFLEQDIQSLEDFREYLSQTPDKVHILGMVHPASMHNFLLRHWLASGGIDPDRDTTLTVIPPPQMVSNLKAGNIDGYCVGEPWNSRAVREQVGFIITTTPEILPSHIEKVLAVRQDWAQKYPRTHVALVKALLEACQYCDQPRHRPEILEYLAQPQYLGAVPADIQPGLTGALHRGIQDESEVMVGFNQFASGRNTCPEKLENLWILTQMARWGLCAFPRNWLSVIDQVLDTETYALAAQDLGLPDRAHDRGALMFADGSQFDGQDPIGYLESVQIRQEVQLQEYRISNPVLA